A segment of the Odoribacter splanchnicus DSM 20712 genome:
TACCGATGCCGTTACAGGAAAAGTCACTGAAGCCGTCAGTATCAATTACGGCAATTTTATCAATACAGCCCTGGATTTTCTGATTATCGCCTTTTCTATCTTCTTATTCGTCAAGCTGATCAACAGTATGAAAAGAAAAGAAGAAACTAAGCCCACTCCTCCACCGGCTCCAAGTAAAGAAGAACAATTGCTGACCGAAATCCGGGATCTACTGAAAGGAAAAAACAGTTGAAAGGGCTGGAAACCAAAAAAAGCTCCCGGCACATCACCGGGAGCTTTTTATATGACCGATTCATTTTATCCTAGAACAGTCCACCGAACCGATACCCAACCGACAGCTGGAATACACGGTTTTTATTGTTCCCGTCATAGTTATCCTTATCGAAAGCATTA
Coding sequences within it:
- the mscL gene encoding large-conductance mechanosensitive channel protein MscL, with the protein product MSFLKEFKTFAMRGNVVDMAVGIIIGGAFGKIVSSLVSDIIMPPIGLLIGGVKFESLKIVLKHAHTDAVTGKVTEAVSINYGNFINTALDFLIIAFSIFLFVKLINSMKRKEETKPTPPPAPSKEEQLLTEIRDLLKGKNS